The following proteins are encoded in a genomic region of Amycolatopsis sulphurea:
- a CDS encoding M20 metallopeptidase family protein: MTGPTDLPTLPGNRHAGLLDAARALQDRTVELRRTIHRRPELGLQLPHTRDAIRAALADLPIELTDGRSTTSLTGVLRGARPGPAVLLRADMDALPLNEDTGLDFASEVDGVMHACGHDTHVAMLASAARLLAERVADLAGSVVFMFQPGEEGDHGARHMIHEGVLDAAGTRVSRAFGLHTIANVQSGVLHVRGGPIMASADTFRVEVIGRGGHGSAPHDAIDPVPAAAAMVGALQTMVTRRINVFDPAVLSVTRIEAGTTTNIIPETAVLEGTIRTLSERTRAQLREEIPKVCEAVATAHSCRAYAEVNPGYPPTVNDAAVAADVLSLAADILGSPNAEELPTPIMGAEDFSYVLQRVPGAFAFLGGCPPECSPEDAPGNHSNRVIFDEAALSSGVALYAAFALDFLQD; the protein is encoded by the coding sequence ATGACGGGACCCACCGACCTCCCCACGCTTCCCGGCAACCGGCACGCCGGGTTGCTCGACGCGGCGCGCGCGCTCCAAGACCGGACTGTCGAACTTCGCCGCACGATCCACCGTCGGCCGGAGCTGGGACTGCAGCTGCCACACACCCGCGACGCGATCCGCGCGGCGCTGGCGGACCTGCCGATCGAACTCACCGATGGCCGTTCCACGACGTCCTTGACCGGCGTACTGCGCGGCGCACGTCCTGGGCCGGCAGTACTGCTTCGCGCGGACATGGACGCGCTGCCGCTCAACGAGGACACGGGGCTCGACTTCGCGTCCGAAGTCGACGGCGTGATGCACGCCTGCGGCCATGACACGCACGTCGCCATGCTCGCGTCTGCGGCGCGGCTGCTCGCCGAACGAGTAGCCGACCTCGCCGGTTCTGTGGTGTTCATGTTCCAGCCCGGTGAAGAGGGCGACCACGGCGCTCGGCACATGATTCACGAAGGCGTGCTGGACGCGGCCGGTACGCGGGTGTCGAGGGCGTTCGGGTTGCACACGATCGCGAACGTGCAGAGCGGCGTCCTGCACGTACGCGGCGGCCCGATCATGGCGTCCGCGGACACCTTCCGGGTCGAGGTGATCGGCCGCGGCGGCCATGGCTCCGCCCCGCACGACGCCATCGACCCGGTCCCCGCCGCCGCGGCGATGGTAGGGGCGCTGCAGACCATGGTGACGCGCCGGATCAACGTCTTCGACCCGGCAGTGCTCTCGGTGACCCGCATCGAAGCGGGCACGACGACGAACATCATCCCGGAGACGGCGGTGCTGGAAGGCACGATCCGGACCCTGTCGGAACGAACCCGCGCCCAGCTCCGCGAGGAGATCCCGAAGGTCTGCGAAGCTGTCGCCACGGCGCACAGCTGCCGGGCCTACGCCGAGGTCAACCCCGGCTATCCCCCGACCGTCAACGACGCCGCGGTCGCTGCCGACGTGCTCTCCCTGGCCGCCGACATCCTCGGCTCGCCCAATGCCGAGGAGCTGCCCACCCCGATCATGGGGGCGGAAGACTTTTCGTATGTGCTGCAACGGGTTCCCGGCGCCTTCGCGTTCCTGGGCGGGTGCCCGCCGGAGTGCTCGCCGGAGGATGCGCCGGGCAACCACTCGAACCGGGTGATCTTCGACGAGGCGGCCTTGTCGTCCGGAGTCGCCCTGTACGCCGCGTTCGCCCTGGACTTCCTCCAGGACTGA
- a CDS encoding tRNA adenosine deaminase-associated protein → MAVQEPVTGFAVAVVREDGQWRCSALDSAALTELDAAITELGKLRSTGAAFGLLAVDDEFFVIVRPSPRGPSLLLSDAAAALDYDIAADVLDVLRVDPPDEDDDAVWPEGDLEILADLGLPGAELEVIVSEVDLYPDEQLQMIAQRCGFEAGFSKLLDQL, encoded by the coding sequence ATGGCGGTGCAAGAGCCGGTCACGGGCTTCGCGGTGGCGGTGGTCCGGGAAGACGGACAGTGGCGGTGCAGTGCGCTCGACTCCGCGGCTCTGACGGAGCTGGACGCGGCGATAACCGAGCTGGGGAAACTCCGCTCGACCGGTGCCGCGTTCGGCCTGCTCGCGGTGGACGACGAGTTCTTCGTGATCGTCCGGCCCAGCCCGCGCGGGCCGTCGTTGCTGCTGTCGGACGCGGCGGCCGCGCTCGACTACGACATCGCCGCGGACGTGCTGGACGTGCTGCGCGTGGACCCGCCGGACGAGGACGACGACGCGGTCTGGCCCGAGGGTGATCTGGAAATACTGGCCGATCTGGGCTTGCCCGGAGCCGAGCTGGAGGTCATCGTCTCAGAGGTGGATCTTTACCCGGACGAGCAGCTCCAGATGATCGCGCAGAGATGCGGGTTCGAGGCGGGCTTCTCGAAGCTGCTGGACCAGCTCTGA
- a CDS encoding nucleoside deaminase, producing the protein MRAALEAARGPGADVPIGAVVFDPDGRPLAAARNARVELGDPTAHAEILALRAAARVHGDSWRLEGCTLAVTLEPCTMCAGALVLARVARLVFGAWEPKTGAVTSLWDVVRDRRLNHRPEVHGGVLAGECAALLETYFATRRPSAG; encoded by the coding sequence GTGCGCGCGGCACTGGAGGCCGCGCGCGGGCCCGGCGCCGACGTGCCCATCGGTGCCGTGGTGTTCGACCCGGACGGGCGCCCGCTCGCCGCGGCCCGCAACGCCCGCGTCGAACTGGGCGACCCGACCGCGCACGCGGAGATCCTGGCGTTGCGCGCAGCTGCCCGCGTACACGGCGACAGCTGGCGGCTGGAGGGCTGCACGCTCGCCGTCACCCTCGAACCGTGCACGATGTGCGCGGGCGCACTGGTCCTCGCCAGGGTCGCGCGGCTGGTGTTCGGCGCGTGGGAGCCGAAAACAGGTGCCGTCACGTCGTTGTGGGACGTCGTACGCGACCGGCGGCTGAACCACCGGCCGGAGGTGCACGGCGGGGTCCTTGCCGGCGAGTGCGCGGCCCTGCTCGAGACCTATTTCGCCACCCGTCGGCCCTCGGCGGGCTGA
- a CDS encoding tyrosine-type recombinase/integrase — translation MPRKKRAEGTRAPNGASSIYLGKDDKWHGRVTMGIRDDGNPDRRHVKRKTEAEVIDAVRELERQRDSGRVRKAGRGLTVEQWLTHWVENIAAPTVRLTTMVGYRASVYKHLIPSIGAHRLDKLQPEHLEVAYQTILRKGLKPSTAHLAHRTVRAALNEAVRRRHITENPARIAKAPRVEEEEIVPFSREEARRLITAAGEIRNGARFIIALSLGLRRGEALGLKWSDVTITWKHGCARGEACRRKLTAGECPARRGSGTITVRRSIQQLNWQHGCTPDKPCGHEHGAYCPERFGGGLVVGEVKSRAGRRVIGLPRPVIEALEAHRVQQTDEREVAADLWEGGEWVFATPIGRPTHPTPDNRAWKALLRLAGVRNARLHDARHTAATVLLELKVPLPAVMELMGWSNAAVAKRYMHVNTELVTSVAEQVGAHMWADPDDEDQEDDGPEGALVPA, via the coding sequence ATGCCACGCAAAAAGCGAGCCGAAGGCACGCGCGCGCCGAACGGCGCGAGTTCGATTTACCTTGGGAAGGACGACAAATGGCACGGCCGCGTCACGATGGGAATCCGTGACGACGGCAATCCCGATCGGCGCCACGTGAAGCGGAAGACGGAAGCCGAAGTCATCGACGCGGTGCGCGAGCTTGAACGCCAGCGCGACTCCGGCCGCGTCCGGAAAGCGGGCCGGGGCCTGACCGTCGAGCAGTGGCTTACGCACTGGGTCGAGAACATCGCGGCGCCAACGGTTCGCCTCACGACGATGGTCGGATACCGCGCGTCGGTGTACAAGCACCTCATTCCGAGCATCGGCGCGCACCGGCTCGACAAGCTGCAACCCGAGCACCTGGAGGTGGCTTACCAGACGATCCTCCGAAAAGGACTCAAGCCGTCCACAGCGCACCTCGCGCACCGCACCGTCCGAGCGGCACTCAACGAGGCCGTCCGGCGGCGGCACATCACCGAGAATCCCGCGCGCATCGCGAAAGCGCCGCGCGTGGAAGAGGAAGAGATCGTGCCATTCTCGCGCGAAGAAGCGCGACGCCTGATCACCGCCGCCGGGGAGATCCGGAACGGCGCCCGGTTCATCATCGCGCTTTCGCTCGGGCTCCGGCGCGGCGAAGCGCTGGGACTGAAGTGGTCCGACGTCACGATCACGTGGAAGCACGGGTGCGCGCGAGGTGAAGCCTGCCGCCGCAAGCTCACCGCCGGCGAGTGCCCGGCGCGGCGCGGCTCCGGCACGATCACCGTCCGCCGCTCGATCCAGCAACTCAACTGGCAGCACGGGTGCACGCCCGACAAGCCGTGTGGGCACGAGCACGGCGCCTACTGCCCGGAGCGGTTCGGCGGCGGCTTGGTCGTCGGTGAGGTGAAGTCGCGGGCCGGGCGCCGCGTCATCGGCCTTCCCCGGCCCGTGATCGAGGCCCTGGAGGCGCACCGCGTCCAGCAGACAGACGAGCGCGAGGTGGCGGCGGATCTCTGGGAGGGAGGGGAGTGGGTGTTCGCCACGCCGATCGGCCGGCCGACGCACCCGACGCCGGACAACCGGGCGTGGAAAGCGTTGCTGCGCTTGGCAGGCGTGCGCAACGCGCGACTTCACGACGCGCGGCACACGGCCGCCACGGTGCTGCTTGAGCTGAAGGTGCCGTTGCCCGCGGTGATGGAGCTGATGGGCTGGTCCAACGCGGCCGTGGCCAAGCGGTACATGCACGTCAACACCGAGTTGGTGACGTCGGTGGCGGAGCAGGTGGGCGCGCACATGTGGGCGGATCCGGACGACGAAGACCAGGAGGACGACGGCCCGGAAGGCGCGCTCGTACCCGCCTGA
- a CDS encoding helix-turn-helix domain-containing protein, giving the protein MDTATPKPHSLLTVEAAAKQLSIGRTTMYGLIKAKQITTIRVGHLRRVPLFAITEYVERLTAAQTV; this is encoded by the coding sequence GTGGACACCGCAACCCCGAAGCCGCACTCCTTGCTGACGGTCGAGGCTGCCGCGAAGCAGCTGTCCATCGGCCGCACCACGATGTACGGCCTGATCAAGGCGAAGCAGATCACCACCATCCGAGTCGGGCACCTGCGTCGAGTGCCCCTGTTTGCGATCACCGAATACGTCGAGCGGCTGACCGCTGCTCAGACGGTCTGA